The sequence below is a genomic window from Xiphophorus maculatus strain JP 163 A chromosome 18, X_maculatus-5.0-male, whole genome shotgun sequence.
AGGAGTACATCGTCAGCTGGAGCCACTGTGAGAGAGAGACAGTCGATGTTCAGACTCTCTTCACCTGATACTCTGCATGAAACACGTCTGGATACAATAAACCACAGTAAACTAACTCTCAGGAATTAAATTCCCCTCAGTTTTGCCTCATGGGCAGCACAAACGCTGGCAAAATGATGGTTGAATTGAACcatatgcagatgatacactGCTTTATGTTAGTTAGGGTTTAACTGATACTTAAGTTCAGATAAAGAAGAGGTTAGTGGGGAAAATGTGGCTCCATCAGAAATATTCAATAACAGCGTTATGATGTCTGGTTTTGTTAATATTATGACGTTTTTCTATTTCAAACTTTACAGGAAAAGCTTTGAAATGTTGAACTCTGCAGGAATGATGAGCAGAACTAATGATGATGCTTCACGAGAAGGAATTATGTACTAAAGAACGGCTTAACAACCAGAGACTTTAAATAATCCCCTATAATTTACTCATATGCAGCTGGAAGGAAATGCATTAACATTAACCACCAGTAGGCGGTCCATCAGAACAGAAGGCCAACCCTCAGACCCGAGATAGAATCATTAAAACAGAGCAAACTCAAACCTCCTTGATGTCCAGGTCGATGGTGCCGCTGTTGTCCTTATCCAGGGTCTTAAACGCTCCTgagaacaaacacaacatcatcatcaacatcatcatTTTAATCTGTTAATGCTACAGGgagaagcattttaaaaacacgtttttatttcttcatggAGGAAACATTTCAGGTCCTGCAGGGTCTGGAAGGCTGCTGAATTGACCACAATTATCTTTGTAGAACGTTTCTAGACAATAAGAAGTTCCATGttatatcaaatatttattttgggaaAGATGCAGAGCTATATGGGcgctgtttgtaaagttacagtcTAAAATTAACAGCAGATCATGAGAAAAACAATGGGGTTAATTtctcagtcatattttcaccatgttgttcattcatttataaataaataaatatttttaaatcaaatactTATTTAGCAAGTTCAATATTTACCCTGAAGCTAAGCTAAATATTGAACTTGATATATCAGTATGgggtaaatatttaacttgctaaccAAGTATTTGGCGAAATAACTAATAAATTACAAACGGCAGTCCATACTGCagcagtcatttttaaaaagtcaaccTAACAAGTTTCACCTTAAAATGAATCTTTTGGATGAAATAAATCTGCATAAATCCATAAGCATAGCTCCTTGGAAGTCACTTACGGCACATGGCGTCCAGCCGCACCAGACAGCCGATGAAGTTATCAAAGTCCATGTCTCCGTTCTCATCGCTGTAGCGGCGGATGATGAGTTTGTAGAGCTGGTCGTTCAGAGGGAAACCTGGAACCAGCGGTGGAATCAAAAACCGTTCCCAACCTTCCCCGATCATTTAAGCTGGCCGGGTTTTTTACCTGCAGCCTGGAAGGCGTGCGGCAGCTCATTGGAGCCAATTGTTCCAGAGCGGTCCTTATCGTGGGACAGGTAGATGTTCTGCagacagaaccaaaaccagaaccataAGCGGCTTGCCACACCCAGAATACGGCCCTGGCGGCAGCGCTGCCTACCTGCCACTTCTTGATATTGTTCCACAGATATTTAAACTCATGGAAGCCCAGTTTCCCCGTGCTGTCGCTCTGCAGGGGGTCGGGtcaagggtcaaaggtcaaactcaGGAGCAGGAAGAGAGCAAAGCCTACAGGCTGAAAGGATACATCCATGACAGCAACCATGCTCCTGCAGGACTCGATACTGAAGCCGTCAGTCTTCAGGTTCGAATCTGaggagaaacaagaaaacagaagcTGATCTCTGACCTTTGCAGAACAACAACCTGGCAGCTGGTGCTGGAGAGAATGAAAGGGTCTTACGCCTGGAGATGACTCTGTTCAGGATGTCCTTCAGCTCGTTGGGGCTCACCTCCATGTcctgctctcacacacacccacacacacacacacaccgatgATCAGAGGCTCTGAGAGGAAAATCTGTTCTCCTGAAGGCACCATTCTCACTGTGAGACACAGCGGTGGCAGCATCACGCTGAGGAAAGCTGCATCCTGAAACTGGTATGGTTGAGATCAGAGCTGATTCATTGGTTAGAATGGCCtggtcaaagtccagacctgaaccCAGCTGAGATTCTGAAAATTGTTTTCCATTGAACCTGCAGATGTTCCAGAGCAAGAGGAGGTTCTACAGAGTTCTTCAGATGCCTGCCATACTTTTCATATTTCTATTATAGTTTCTGGAGACTGTTCTGCCGTACAGCTCCCTCTGGTGGTTATTGTCCAACATTGTTTTGGATTCCttgaaaatggaaaactgaGGAATCAGAAAATCCAAGATggcctaacccctaaccctaacagTAATGCTGAAGTGTTCATGAGTTAAGTTGACATCGACATCAAAATGTCAACAAGTGTTggttatgacaaaataatcatcttctttgttttctgtaaaaatggtttgattatttacatttaatgttataaatatGTGTTAGCTCGCAGTTAGCATGAAACAAGTTAGTTTGTGATGTCAGCTAGCCaactctgttttgtttatttcagttcaagGGTGGTCAAGAAGAaggcaaaggtcagaggtcaatctTCAACTAGAAAGTGTGCATTTCCTATGAAAATGCAAGTCTGAATGCTGAATGCTTTTGGTGAAAATGGTGAAAGCTTTTGAAGCCAACCAAGACATGAGCTATGAAACACACCCgacattttatattgtaatcCTCAGTTCTGCCTCAGAATGTAGCTGTTTATCCCATTTCTAtggggtgaaaaaaaatcataaatagcTGAATATTATAAAAAGTATGAAGTTTATGAACACCAAGAGATATAGTCGGCATTGGGAGAGCAAGCTGAATAGTATAAAAGTTGAATGtttaaaatagcacaaagtatgCAGGAGAAGAAGCGCGGCAATAAAGAGAaaccacaataataaaaataataaagaataaagagaaacagaaactcaagagtgtgaatgcctacagcattCACACTAATAAATCAGCACAAAAAAA
It includes:
- the LOC102217390 gene encoding calpain small subunit 1-like, yielding MFLTKSLIGGIINVVSNIDPSQFRPSDPPPPRRPLNYAEARENDEEKQFRKVFQQLAGDDMEVSPNELKDILNRVISRHSNLKTDGFSIESCRSMVAVMDSDSTGKLGFHEFKYLWNNIKKWQNIYLSHDKDRSGTIGSNELPHAFQAAGFPLNDQLYKLIIRRYSDENGDMDFDNFIGCLVRLDAMCRAFKTLDKDNSGTIDLDIKEWLQLTMYS